GCACCTTGCTCAGGTGTTTGCTGGACACCTCCTAGGCATTCACCAAGTTACCTCTCTCAGATGTTTGGTAAGCACTTCACCTCTCCCAGGTGCAGTGTGAACTCAAGGAAATAAGCCCCTTTTATAACCTCTAGGGCTCCAGCTGTGGCACAGCATGAAAAGCTCATCTCAGAAATCACATATTGGACTCAGTGTGGACAGtgcagccaaaggcagatgatgaGAAGACAAGAGGAGGATGAGTCTGACCAGGTTACAAAGCACTGCCCTGGGAGCCAGGGGCTCCTGCCCAGGCTCTGCCACGAACTCAGGGTATCCAGGACTTACATGTGCCAAGCTCAGAGGTTCCAGGCCACTACAATCCCACACCCACAGCCAAAACTCTAACCAATAAGGTCATAGGAAAATAACAAGCATGTTTCACGTCTTTAAAACTCggaaagaaaaacatcagaagTCCACAGGtggggcagcacgggtggctcagcggtttagcgccgccttcagcccagggcgtgatcctggagacccgggatcgagtcccacatcaggctccctgcatggagccggctcgtccctctgccttgtctctacctctctctctctctgcatgtgtgtgtcataaataaaatctttaaaaaaaataataaataaataaatacacaggtGCCCTGCTCCCACCTGACTCGGCAGAGGGACACAGGAGGACAAAGGTTCCCCAGTCTAGTAGCAAGAGGGGCCATCCCTGCTCACATCACTATCTACCAGGTCCCAGTTCTCATCCAATGCCACCCAAGACCCCCAAACCACCATCCTGTCAGTGTGGAAAAAACAGCCCACTCAGTCTCCATTGTCCCACTGAGACACAGTAACCCAGGGCCCCTATGGGTCTGGGAAGAATAAAACCAGGGTATGTGAAAACAGAGGAAAACCGACCCTTGGATGTCTTTACTCTTGCCGCAAGAGTGAATAAAACCCCAGCTGTGCTGGATGAAAGTCCTGATGGTTGTTTGATCCAGTTTCACATTAAAACTATATTAATTTCACTTCGATGTGAAAACCACGAGAAACAGTCAGGAAGTGGCACTTCCTCAGACATCATATTTCAAAGCAGCACCCGTGAGATAGGAGAGAATCTTGGAGCTCTGTGGGGGAGCTTCAAACTCTGAACTTGCACCACATCAGAAGCCTGAACCCTCTCTCCAGCTTcaaaggcagaaacacagcaTCCAAATCTCAGTCGGACAACACTGGAGATGACAGAGTTAGGAGTTTCCATCCTGTGTTCTGCGTGACCTACAGGGACTCATGGTACACCCCCACATGTACCCCAACCCTGCTCTCAGGCTACCTCTGTGGGCTCAGGACCTAGGTCCTGGCAACCAGGACAGATtcacttttatgttttaaaatgagcTCTGACAGGGAcatctaggtggcttagtggttgagcatctgccttcggctcaggtcgtggtcctggggtcctaggatcaagtgccgcatcgggctccctgcatggagcctgcttctttctctgcctatgtctctccctctctctgtgtgtctctcatgaataaacaaaatctttaaaaaaaaaaaaaagagttctggatGAAAGTCCAATGGGTTACAAGAAAAGCGTCTGAATGATCTCATCCAGTACTTCTCACAGACAGGGAAACGGGCCCAGGGACCGCTGTCACCTGAGCATGGTCCCAGCACACAACACAGGCTGAGCACTGAGCAGGCTCTAGGCTGCCGCACCTCTAATACCACAGTGCCTGTTCTCCGCACAGTGGAGATGTGGGCACCTGGCAGACCTAGGGAGGAACCGGGCCCAACACCACTTCTGAGAAATGCTGACACCCTATGCTCAGTTTCTAACGGGAACACACCAGTACCAGGACCACAGAGGAAGAAAACCCAAGACTTTTCATACCAGCAACAAGATCAAATATCCTTTTTGGCACTTAGAAACATCCTGGGCCTCTGAGGGCCCTATTTCCAGCCCAGAAATCCCCCAGTTCCGTGACTAGAGGATCTGCCACCATCACAGTGTTCTCTAGCCTACTACTAAGGAGCTTTGAGTATCAGACAGCAAGGCCCTTCACAAGTacagcattttaatttatttgaaaccaTCTACTACCAGCCTACAGACCATTTCCTCAAGAACCAGGCAGCAAACGCTCATCCTCAAAGTCATGTAGCGATTTTATGGCATAAAAAGCACCCAAGTGAGCCTTTCCATCTGCCAGTAAACACTGTACCTTCAAATCAATTGCCAACAACAACACAGCACCTGCATGTGTGGCAGAGGCATCTTCATAGGCTACATGGGTATTTAGGCAGAACAGAGATAGGTGCTCTGGGGGTGCTAGAGCGTCTATACTGCCCTGATAAGTTATCGAGGAGCCAAATACTTGCTGAATAGGATGGCAAAATGGGAACTACCTGATCTACCCAGAATCATCCGGGGAAATCCGAGATTATATTTTCAAGGGCAAATTACTGCTTCCAATCCCAGCAACATCAACCTTCAAAGGACCAGACCCAGTCCATCTTTGTCCTGGGCAACCATCCTCAGAGCATAAAAGGTTCAGGGGAACCATTGGGAACAGAAGAGGACATGCAGTTCCAATCGAGACCGGTGTCCACTCGCTCCAGACTCAAAACCCCAAAGTCTGAGTAAGAAGACATCCTCGCAGCACAGGATATTCTTTGGAACAAGCAGTGAGGAGGCCAAGTTCACTCACCTGCTGGGCAGCCTTGTCGGCAAGCAGTGCAAATTCAACAGACAGGCCTTTCAGTGCCTGTTTAAGGGACCCCCACGTGCTGCTGTTCAGAGCGGCCCAGGACGGGAGTGGGGTTGTGTCAGACCCCAAAgcactaaggggaaaaaaacacacagaggagATAAGACACTCAAGGCCTTGGGAGCTGAGCTAGCCGTCCAGCAGGACACATCATCCTGGGCATCTGTTAGAAAGGCAGGACCTCAGCCCCGTCCCTAGGCCTCCTGAACTGAGTTTTGGTCAACCAGCTCCCCAGGGGGCATGTGCGCACACGTGGGCTTGTGGGGCAGGGTTCTGCAGACTATGGATGAGGGTGAGTCCTGACTGGTGGAGCAGGATGAACAGACTGTGCTGTCCTTTTCCAGGTCAAATCAATACCTTTTCGAGAATTACTGACAGTAGGGAATACACCGTATGACCTATCGGCACACGTTTGTAATGTTTAGGGATCCACACTTCCCTGCCTGAATTCCCTGAGTTTTCTTCTAAATTCCATCACCCATTTCCCCAACCCTCTCCTTTGCCTTCTAACAGTGAAACTGGTCAGAATGGGTGTCACTATGGTAGATCACCTTCTTTGAAGCCTGAAGATCCCTCCCCACCGACTGAGCCCCACAGAACTGGGCGGGGCACCTGCCTCAGCTCCTTCCCAAATACGAGAAGGTCAGCAGCATTGTCAATGGCCCTCGATGCAATCCGCTCGGCCCGATCTCGAAGCTTGTAGAAGCTGTTGTAGATGTTCCGGATGAGCTCCCGGCTGACGGCAAACTGAGTCTGGATGTCAGCCGGGAGGAAGTCCTGGCAGGAAGGACACAAAGGCCGTGGATTACTGGCCCTGAAAGGCCTTTCAGAGAAGATGCCCATCAGGACAGGGAAGGAGCCCACCAACTGAGCAGCTTGTGAGCCCAGACACCAGGCCATGAGGGGGCCTCACTGGGCCTCCCTTCTTATCCGGAAAAGAAACACAAACCAGCATCAGGCATATGCCACAAACACGAAGTTGAGTGACTCCAGGAGAGTGCAATTCTAGTATCCACGGGAAGTGGATCAAATTGGAGGTCCTGCCAGAACACACTCAGATAATAACCATCAAGCTCCAAGGGATGCATGTGAAGTCCTGACCCTCCACATGAGAGCAAGGCCTCTGGTAGGCCTCATTTTCTCCCTAAAAATCATTTGTTACTGGCTTTACTATTAACTACCCGTTAATATTAactatttaatataatattagcTAACATTCCTACACAAGGCTTAGAAGACAAGCAgcttaggaaataaaacaagagtCCATATTTCTGTACGGAGAAGCAGtctaagaagagaaaggaaaaagctaCCCAGTAGCTACCCTaattctttttggaaaaagaGGAGATTAGCTAAATTTTACCACAAACCAATGCAACAATCCCCCCTGAAGTCCAAGAGGCTAGTGATGGAGCATGAGTCCACCTGAATCACAAGAAGCCTCGGGATGTGGCAGGGTAGCTGGTGGGGTCTGTGGCCAGAGTGCATTCGGTCCTGTCCGGGCTGGCTGCTCAGCACCCTGGGACCTTGACAGATGGCAGCCTCTGTGGGCCTGTCTCCCCATTTGGGAAATGGGCATGATACTCGCTTTGCCTCAGAGCAGCCAAAAGGAGAGTCAATGAGAAAACCGTGCAGCTGGCCTTAGTGGGGGCAGAAGAGCAGGAGCTGGTCAGGTGGTCACTGGCTGGACTGGAGGACAGAGAAGTACCTTGGCCCGAGGAGCCAGCTTACAGTTCATGAATTCATCTCCAACACACTGAGTGGATTCCTTTAACTTGTTCTGCACGTCctacaaaaggaaaacagaaacaccaAGCCTCTAGCAGCCACAGAAAAGTCTGTGAGACCAATGAAGTCAGCAAGAGGCAGAATACAGTTCAAGAGAAACACGTTCCTATATGTGGGCTTACATAAGCATCCCAGAGTATCTCGTCACGGTCTCTTCCCATCAACCTTAAACTTTAGGGTGGTTTTCCACAGACGGGAAAGCCTGACTTAACACCACCAGCACTGCAAAACCTACAGCTCCGGAAAGCAGAGCTCTCTCCAGAAAAACAGTAACTCCATCTACAGAGCAGGGATGACATCCATGCTTCAGACAACCAACCTGTCAGATCCTTCTAGGTCCCACTACATGGGGCACAGAGACGACAGTGGAAGTCTCTTCCTTCCTGCGGACAGACCCATGGGACCCAGGCCCACAGAGCTCTGGgagggcccagccctgccctgccctgccctgccctcggAAAGCAGGCCTCCCTGGCAAAGCCACATCCAAGACCAGGACCCACAAAGAGCCAGGGGAAATACAAGCAGAGCACCTAACCTAACCTGCAGCTCTCTATGGGTCAAGGAATTCTAGAATTTCCAAGATGCCTTGAGAATCATCTGTCCTGATTCTCTCATTTTACCAAAGGAAACAGAGTCAGGGAGGTCCTAGGGACACTCTATCTCTGTGAGGGCAAAGGGTCAGAGGAGCCTCACGCCTCCAAGACAGGGACACTGCCTGGCTCTGTGCCCAGCCTGTGTGGTTCCCATGTCCCACCGCATTCCTCTCTAGCAATAAAGATTCCTGCTCTAAAGGAACCTGTCCATCCAGGGTTCAAAGGCCCACACTCCCAGCTCATGAGCAGACGGTCACAGCAAGCTTCCACTGATAAAATGGACAGTGGTGACAAATACCCCTGGGCTAGCAGTGGGAAAGCCAGTGGCCTTCTCAGGGAGGTCACAAGCCCATCTGTCTCACCTGGCCTCTGCCTTTGCAGCTCCATGTCTGTGTCCTGAATCTTTCTGCACTGGAAGGGAGGGTGGGACTGAGCTCCTCCCAGATCCCTGCTCAGGAGGGGTTCCCTCAGGTAGAAGATGACACATCTTATTCCACCACCAAAGCATACTTACTGgagcctctcccccacccccaccccttttccTAGGCAAGAAGGCTGCCCTTGGGACAAGGCAGTGACTTCCAACCCAACTGGGAACAAGGGTTCTGCCTCACTTCCGGATGCTAACTGCACAACAGCTGACAGATACGGCTTGGTTTTGACGGAAACTAACGTCCAGGTGGCAATGGTCTCCCAGGATCTGGATCAATTCTGTGGCTCTGGTAAAAAGACTCAGCTCAGTCTTCCAATGGCACTTAATCAAAGATGCCTTATTTGCTTTCTAGGAAACACTCGTGTGGTGATCTGGGGCCTCCAGCACTTCTGTAACCCTCCCAAGTAGAGCCCTCAGTGAACAATCCTCGGTGTCCACTGCAACAGTGCAGAAAGCCTCCCCTGGACCCACAAAATCCTGCCAAGCCAGAGCCAAGGATGCTTTCTGACATCACAGCCCTGTCATCTGGGCAGAAAGTCAGTCTCACTTGTGCTGTCATGTGTGCAGGAGACTCCATCAGGCCACCCAAGTGAGGAGAGCAAGATAACGGGCACATTTAAGAGACCCTCAGGACCCTCCCATGACAGGGAAGTACTCACAGGGCCACTAAAGGACAGGAACAGCCTGAGAGCCACGTCCTCAGAGAATGGGGGGTGCCGGGCCACCAGGTTAATGAAGCGCCTCAACGCCCTTCGCCGGGACTCAATGAACTCCCGGTCGGCTGCAGAGGAGAGCACAGGGTCAGCAAACAGGCTAtgcaccccagccccccacaAACATGCTGCAGGGTGGAAATAAGCCAGGAAAAGCCCAGCCCGGCCTCCAGCACACCCGTGTTACCTCCCAGCACTGACTGGCCCAGccctcccaggcaccctggggACAGCCAAGCCCAGCCTCCAGAGCACCCGGTGCTACCTCTCAGCACTGACCAGCCCAGCCCTCCCGGGCACCCCATGTTACCTCCCAGGACTCTCTTGGGCGGAAGGGCTGGCACCATGCGGTATGGGAACCTGTGCAGCAGCATCTCATGGAAAACCACAAAGTCGTTGTACCGTCTATACACGGAGGATTGGAAGCGCTGCAAAagaaggctctgtgctcagaccGGACACCAGAAACCTCCCCACGCCACCATTTCCCTTCCCTACTCTCCCCTCCACCAAGAAACAGAGCCCATGGGAGCAGTGTAGCTCAGGGCCTCATCCTCCCTCCTACACTCGACTGAGGAAAGACCCTGTCCTTCCCGATAGCACTCACACAACTTCCCAACACTGCATAGCGCTTACATCCTGTCCCGCCCCCGTTACAGGGGCTCTCACAGGAGTCCACACCTACATGGGTGAACCTGTCCCCCCATTACAAGGTAGCGCATGGGAATGATGCCTTCTTCACTTCGTTCCCAGGGGCGCCTTCCCGTACATGGTCACATAGTGCCAGCGCCATGAGCATGACTGCCTCCTGGGAGAGAAGTAACCGTCGAGACAGAATAGACACTGCTCAGGAATGCCAGACAATCAGACGTCGGACTCAAATCCCACTCTATGCCCCATAATGAACAGCCCCACAGGCTCTACGAGAGCCATTCCCCACACGGAGGAACCTAACCTGGCTCTCCTGTATGAGTTCACACGATACATGTGCACGAGCAACGAAATTAAATATGCTGTACTGCTTGTAAAGAACACTGCttggtgaaagaagccagtctgatcCCAAGAACCGGGTGCCCTGGGAAAGGCAGAGCTGTGGACACAGGAGAAGAggggtggctgccaggggctcgGGGCAGAGGAATGAACTGGTGGGGACACAGGAGACTTTCAGGGCAGGGAACACTCTGTGTGACACTGTAGCGGTGGATGCTGGTCATCACACATTTGTCCAGGCCCACAGAACATGTGCCCACCCAGAGAGACCCTCGCACGAACCATGGACTCTGAGTGATGACGATGTGTCTGCTTGGGGTCATCAACTGTGACAAATGGGACAGTGGTCACGGGCAGCCCATTGGGAGGAGCACGGGTTTATGGGAAATCTTGGCTCTCTCCCTCAATcctgctgtgaacctaaaacttccCCCAAAATattacatctataaaataaatatgttatacaAAGAAAACCATGAAGCCAGGCATGTCCCTATGCTGTGGAACCTCTGGTGAGCGGGGTCCAGGACAGAACGAGTGGCCCAGGCTGCGGCCCAGGCTTAAGCACCAGCAGGCAGAGCCCTTCACACCTTGGGCAGAGCGGCCTCCCTGAAAAATGTCCATTATGGGACAAAAAACACCATGAAACAAAAATTCTGTGATTCCTGATTCCCACAGCACAACCACACAGCCACTTGGTTTGGAAAACGTGCTTCCTCCCCGGGGTGACAGAGTCTTCCCACCAAAGCCACCACAGAAGCACACTTTCACTGCAGCAGGGCCCCACACCACCTGTCCTTGCATCCCCCACTAACACAGGATTCCACTAGCCCAAGGATGCCATCAGCTCACCAATGACTTAATTATCAGTTTCTGAATAAAAATTCCCCCCAGCATCTATTCTAACAGaaccaagagagagaaagaaaatggaggaagggacagaagaTAACCACTGCTAATGCCACCCCGtctccacacagacacacagcctGGTGCCCAGCACCTCCTTAGCTCGGGTGTGGGGGCCCCTAACAATGCAGGCAGCAACCTTAGCAGAGATGAAATGGACACACACCAATCCTGCCCTCTAAACTTGACCCAAAGCCCATACTGTACCCTCAGGGATTTCCCACAACTGCAAAACTACTGCCAGCCTGGCCTTTGCCGTGGTATGTGCCCCACAGACCGAACAAGCTCTTCTGAGCAGCATCCCAGACACAGGGATAGGGAGGGCAGGCTGAGCTAGCTGGGAGTGTGGCTGAGCCAGAGCAAGACATGGGGACACGCAGGCTGTGGAAACATCTGTTGGGCGGCTTGGCTCTCAGCGTCTAGTTTTGGGTCTTACCTTTAGGGCCAGCCCACAGACTCTCTCTGTGGCCCTTTGCTGACACACACCACTCCCGCCGCCCCAACATGTCcctgtcccacccccaccctgcctcctctCTCCAACACGCACACACCATTTGCTTCTTACCTGGCTGGAAACCTCATATTCCACATGCTTCAGGAAGAGGCCCTTCTTCTCAGGAATGAGCTCCACCTGCACGGTGTCCCTGGCCAGCAGCTCCTGCAGGGTATATGACAACAGCAGCGGGTTCCCCTGAGGCATCTGCATTCGATTGGGGTATGGGTCCCTCCGCTCGCTGATCTGGGGCGTTGGCAAGCCTAAAGAAGAGAAGGCGAATGGCCAATAAAAACAGCTACTCAGAAAGTGGAGACTGCCGCCAGCCAGCCCTCCCTCCACGGGGTGCTCACTCAGCAGTCAGACTGTGGCCAcgtcacccccccaccccaatccatTCATGCGGCGGAGCTGGTGCTCAGGGGCACTTTCTGCTAACTAATCACCATGCTGTGAGGTGTCCACCCACCTGTGAATCAGCAAAGACACCCACAGATCCAAAACCAGTCAATTTGGGGCAGAAAAAAGTGATTTACAAGTTTCATGTAAAAGACCCTCCTTTCCTCTAGAGTCAAAAAGGAGGTTAAAACTAAAGAGTCATATAATTTCTCTGCCCACTGTTTCTACAGTGAACACACATGACTTCGTGTGCCAAAACAATCATTCCAGTTCCATGTAGGTAAAAAACCCACTtgctgggatgtctgggtggctcagcaattgagcatctgccttcggctcagggcatgatcccagggtcctgggattgagtcccacatccggctccttgcagggagcctgcttctccttccacctaggtctctgcctctctctgtgtgtgtcataaataaatagatagatagatagatagatagataaattgcTTAGAGCTAGGATTCCCAACCACACAAGTCAGAGAATGACACCCTCAAACCTCAGCTTCCCCTGAGACAAGGAGTTACCCATGCCTCACTCAGAGCAGCAGGAGACAGAGCAGAGAGATCATAGGCTAACAAACACGGAAGCCACGTTAAAAAGTCAGTTTGGTTCTTACTACAGAGAGTTCTAAAGAAATAGGTTCTTTTTGGTTAGAAAACACAGTaaaggggcagccccgatggcacagtggtttagcgctgcctgcagcccaggtgtgatcctggggacctgggatcaagtcccacatcaggctccttgcgtggagcctgcttctccctctgcctgtgtctctgcctctctctctctctctctctctctgtgtctctctcatgaataaataaataaaatctttaaaaaaaacacacacacagtaaagTTAAGGTATccacagaggggtggggggtcTCACACTAATCAACACTGCTATAAATAACCACAACAAAATGTAGActtctcttttttccaaaatttctatgTCATTTTTCATGATTTACCTCTTAAAACAACACTTCAGAGTTAAGATTCTGGTTTACATTCTGAACAGAATTCATAACTAGAttgttttcatctgtgaaattactcagcatttcagaattttaaatgcaGTTGCCTTTAATTGACCTTAaagcttaagaaacaaaataaactaagGCTTTAATACTTACTTGGGAACTCCAAGGGCCTCATAAAAACTCCACACAAAAACTAAGTATTATGTGCTCT
The sequence above is drawn from the Canis lupus baileyi chromosome 8, mCanLup2.hap1, whole genome shotgun sequence genome and encodes:
- the SNX8 gene encoding sorting nexin-8 isoform X2, whose product is MAFHTFHLVRKLSAICLLVFSGVTSELCSSSWLLHTGPHLLCMPGRFPCFLCSSHHSSPAAFLGVQSSEFTELSHREAEAQRSHHWARTGERDSHAGLPTPQISERRDPYPNRMQMPQGNPLLLSYTLQELLARDTVQVELIPEKKGLFLKHVEYEVSSQGGRSAQGVKGSACWCLSLGRSLGHSFCPGPRSPEVPQHRDMPGFMVFFLCLSQGTRFLGSDWLLSPSSVLYKQYSIFNFVARAHVSCELIQESQRFQSSVYRRYNDFVVFHEMLLHRFPYRMVPALPPKRVLGADREFIESRRRALRRFINLVARHPPFSEDVALRLFLSFSGPDVQNKLKESTQCVGDEFMNCKLAPRAKDFLPADIQTQFAVSRELIRNIYNSFYKLRDRAERIASRAIDNAADLLVFGKELSALGSDTTPLPSWAALNSSTWGSLKQALKGLSVEFALLADKAAQQGKQEENDVVEKLNLFLDLLQSYKDLCERHEKGVLHKHQRALHKYSLMKRQMMSAAVQSREPDSVEQLESRIVEENAIQTMELRSYFSLYCLHQEMQLVHVYLPLTSHILGAFVNSQIQGHKEMSKVWNDLKPKLNCLFAGPNSSLTLPRSPQDGVSPH
- the SNX8 gene encoding sorting nexin-8 isoform X17, yielding MTGGVMDRLSAEAGAAPVVAAAEAEADEEADPPAAGLPTPQISERRDPYPNRMQMPQGNPLLLSYTLQELLARDTVQVELIPEKKGLFLKHVEYEVSSQRFQSSVYRRYNDFVVFHEMLLHRFPYRMVPALPPKRVLGADREFIESRRRALRRFINLVARHPPFSEDVALRLFLSFSGPDVQNKLKESTQCVGDEFMNCKLAPRAKDFLPADIQTQFAVSRELIRNIYNSFYKLRDRAERIASRAIDNAADLLVFGKELSALGSDTTPLPSWAALNSSTWGSLKQALKGLSVEFALLADKAAQQGKQEENDVVEKLNLFLDLLQSYKDLCERHEKGVLHKHQRALHKYSLMKRQMMSAAVQSREPDSVEQLESRIVEQENAIQTMELRSYFSLYCLHQEMQLVHVYLPLTSHILGAFVNSQIQGHKEMSKVWNDLKPKLNCLFAGPNSSLTLPRSPQDGVSPH
- the SNX8 gene encoding sorting nexin-8 isoform X3 codes for the protein MAFHTFHLVRKLSAICLLVFSGVTSELCSSSWLLHTGPHLLCMPGRFPCFLCSSHHSSPAAFLGVQSSEFTELSHREAEAQRSHHWARTGERDSHAGLPTPQISERRDPYPNRMQMPQGNPLLLSYTLQELLARDTVQVELIPEKKGLFLKHVEYEVSSQGGRSAQGVKGSACWCLSLGRSLGHSFCPGPRSPEVPQHRDMPGFMLCLSQGTRFLGSDWLLSPSSVLYKQYSIFNFVARAHVSCELIQESQRFQSSVYRRYNDFVVFHEMLLHRFPYRMVPALPPKRVLGADREFIESRRRALRRFINLVARHPPFSEDVALRLFLSFSGPDVQNKLKESTQCVGDEFMNCKLAPRAKDFLPADIQTQFAVSRELIRNIYNSFYKLRDRAERIASRAIDNAADLLVFGKELSALGSDTTPLPSWAALNSSTWGSLKQALKGLSVEFALLADKAAQQGKQEENDVVEKLNLFLDLLQSYKDLCERHEKGVLHKHQRALHKYSLMKRQMMSAAVQSREPDSVEQLESRIVEQENAIQTMELRSYFSLYCLHQEMQLVHVYLPLTSHILGAFVNSQIQGHKEMSKVWNDLKPKLNCLFAGPNSSLTLPRSPQDGVSPH
- the SNX8 gene encoding sorting nexin-8 isoform X8 gives rise to the protein MAFHTFHLVRKLSAICLLVFSGVTSELCSSSWLLHTGPHLLCMPGRFPCFLCSSHHSSPAAFLGVQSSEFTELSHREAEAQRSHHWARTGERDSHAGLPTPQISERRDPYPNRMQMPQGNPLLLSYTLQELLARDTVQVELIPEKKGLFLKHVEYEVSSQGGRSAQGVKGSACWCLSLGRSLGHSFCPGPRSPEVPQHRDMPGFMVFFRFQSSVYRRYNDFVVFHEMLLHRFPYRMVPALPPKRVLGADREFIESRRRALRRFINLVARHPPFSEDVALRLFLSFSGPDVQNKLKESTQCVGDEFMNCKLAPRAKDFLPADIQTQFAVSRELIRNIYNSFYKLRDRAERIASRAIDNAADLLVFGKELSALGSDTTPLPSWAALNSSTWGSLKQALKGLSVEFALLADKAAQQGKQEENDVVEKLNLFLDLLQSYKDLCERHEKGVLHKHQRALHKYSLMKRQMMSAAVQSREPDSVEQLESRIVEQENAIQTMELRSYFSLYCLHQEMQLVHVYLPLTSHILGAFVNSQIQGHKEMSKVWNDLKPKLNCLFAGPNSSLTLPRSPQDGVSPH
- the SNX8 gene encoding sorting nexin-8 isoform X1: MAFHTFHLVRKLSAICLLVFSGVTSELCSSSWLLHTGPHLLCMPGRFPCFLCSSHHSSPAAFLGVQSSEFTELSHREAEAQRSHHWARTGERDSHAGLPTPQISERRDPYPNRMQMPQGNPLLLSYTLQELLARDTVQVELIPEKKGLFLKHVEYEVSSQGGRSAQGVKGSACWCLSLGRSLGHSFCPGPRSPEVPQHRDMPGFMVFFLCLSQGTRFLGSDWLLSPSSVLYKQYSIFNFVARAHVSCELIQESQRFQSSVYRRYNDFVVFHEMLLHRFPYRMVPALPPKRVLGADREFIESRRRALRRFINLVARHPPFSEDVALRLFLSFSGPDVQNKLKESTQCVGDEFMNCKLAPRAKDFLPADIQTQFAVSRELIRNIYNSFYKLRDRAERIASRAIDNAADLLVFGKELSALGSDTTPLPSWAALNSSTWGSLKQALKGLSVEFALLADKAAQQGKQEENDVVEKLNLFLDLLQSYKDLCERHEKGVLHKHQRALHKYSLMKRQMMSAAVQSREPDSVEQLESRIVEQENAIQTMELRSYFSLYCLHQEMQLVHVYLPLTSHILGAFVNSQIQGHKEMSKVWNDLKPKLNCLFAGPNSSLTLPRSPQDGVSPH
- the SNX8 gene encoding sorting nexin-8 isoform X4 gives rise to the protein MAFHTFHLVRKLSAICLLVFSGVTSELCSSSWLLHTGPHLLCMPGRFPCFLCSSHHSSPAAFLGVQSSEFTELSRLPTPQISERRDPYPNRMQMPQGNPLLLSYTLQELLARDTVQVELIPEKKGLFLKHVEYEVSSQGGRSAQGVKGSACWCLSLGRSLGHSFCPGPRSPEVPQHRDMPGFMVFFLCLSQGTRFLGSDWLLSPSSVLYKQYSIFNFVARAHVSCELIQESQRFQSSVYRRYNDFVVFHEMLLHRFPYRMVPALPPKRVLGADREFIESRRRALRRFINLVARHPPFSEDVALRLFLSFSGPDVQNKLKESTQCVGDEFMNCKLAPRAKDFLPADIQTQFAVSRELIRNIYNSFYKLRDRAERIASRAIDNAADLLVFGKELSALGSDTTPLPSWAALNSSTWGSLKQALKGLSVEFALLADKAAQQGKQEENDVVEKLNLFLDLLQSYKDLCERHEKGVLHKHQRALHKYSLMKRQMMSAAVQSREPDSVEQLESRIVEQENAIQTMELRSYFSLYCLHQEMQLVHVYLPLTSHILGAFVNSQIQGHKEMSKVWNDLKPKLNCLFAGPNSSLTLPRSPQDGVSPH
- the SNX8 gene encoding sorting nexin-8 isoform X10 — its product is MAFHTFHLVRKLSAICLLVFSGVTSELCSSSWLLHTGPHLLCMPGRFPCFLCSSHHSSPAAFLGVQSSEFTELSHREAEAQRSHHWARTGERDSHAGLPTPQISERRDPYPNRMQMPQGNPLLLSYTLQELLARDTVQVELIPEKKGLFLKHVEYEVSSQGGRSAQGVKGSACWCLSLGRSLGHSFCPGPRSPEVPQHRDMPGFMRFQSSVYRRYNDFVVFHEMLLHRFPYRMVPALPPKRVLGADREFIESRRRALRRFINLVARHPPFSEDVALRLFLSFSGPDVQNKLKESTQCVGDEFMNCKLAPRAKDFLPADIQTQFAVSRELIRNIYNSFYKLRDRAERIASRAIDNAADLLVFGKELSALGSDTTPLPSWAALNSSTWGSLKQALKGLSVEFALLADKAAQQGKQEENDVVEKLNLFLDLLQSYKDLCERHEKGVLHKHQRALHKYSLMKRQMMSAAVQSREPDSVEQLESRIVEQENAIQTMELRSYFSLYCLHQEMQLVHVYLPLTSHILGAFVNSQIQGHKEMSKVWNDLKPKLNCLFAGPNSSLTLPRSPQDGVSPH
- the SNX8 gene encoding sorting nexin-8 isoform X14 — encoded protein: MAFHTFHLVRKLSAICLLVFSGVTSELCSSSWLLHTGPHLLCMPGRFPCFLCSSHHSSPAAFLGVQSSEFTELSHREAEAQRSHHWARTGERDSHAGLPTPQISERRDPYPNRMQMPQGNPLLLSYTLQELLARDTVQVELIPEKKGLFLKHVEYEVSSQRFQSSVYRRYNDFVVFHEMLLHRFPYRMVPALPPKRVLGADREFIESRRRALRRFINLVARHPPFSEDVALRLFLSFSGPDVQNKLKESTQCVGDEFMNCKLAPRAKDFLPADIQTQFAVSRELIRNIYNSFYKLRDRAERIASRAIDNAADLLVFGKELSALGSDTTPLPSWAALNSSTWGSLKQALKGLSVEFALLADKAAQQGKQEENDVVEKLNLFLDLLQSYKDLCERHEKGVLHKHQRALHKYSLMKRQMMSAAVQSREPDSVEQLESRIVEQENAIQTMELRSYFSLYCLHQEMQLVHVYLPLTSHILGAFVNSQIQGHKEMSKVWNDLKPKLNCLFAGPNSSLTLPRSPQDGVSPH